The genomic segment TTTGATAATGGTTATTTGTtactacgcggattcatacagtttgcaaactaaatttgtttcataccccgatgaaactaaaaaaaatgacatcaatgcttaaaacagtttacaatattttacatcattggttcattggtttattttgattgTTTAACGTTTAATGTTAAGGGTTATCTCAGTTAACATGCGACTTTTGTACTCTACTTTTAAATACCAAGTACACAATACCGCAAGTCTATGTCCTTTACGGTAATGTATGTAAAGAGGTCATGCTCTTGATTGAATACCGTTTTAATAGATATATTTTCCCGATCCCACTATCTAAGATATAGATCGTTACCCAAAGAAAGACAGGGCCCGGGTAACATATGACCTGCAGGCTAAACAATTATCTGTTCTGTTATTCAATATCATTCTGTTACATTGTAAGCATAACACGTATAGGTAAAGCAGAAAAGGGCTGCGCAAtgacgagatggtaacaataaaatagaatcatttagaattatttttaCCATGTCGTCACACTATTTTTGAACTTGATGTCAATAGGATTATGATAGAGACGAAACATCTTAAACATACAATCGAGTCTATtaccatctcggacactacatGTGTCAGTTCTACTACAATGAACGCGACAttgtagtcatcgaaacgtcatACTCTTAAacatcatattggttgtgttatataactcaTATTTACATTACCAACCTGAAGAAATTGTTCAAGAATTTTACTATTAGTTGAACACTAGTCTCTCTTCCGTGGCGGACTGTCGCATTGTCTCTCTTCCGTGGCGGACTGTCGCATTGTCTCTCTTCCGTGACGGACTGTCGCATTGTCTCTCTTCCGTGGCGGACTGTCGCATTGTCATTCTTCCGTGGCGGACTGTCGCATTGTCTCTCTTCCGTGGCGGACTGTCGCATTGTAACTCATCCGTGGCGGACTGTCGCATTGTCTCTCTTCCGTGCCGGACTGTCGCATTGTAACTCTTCCGTGGCGGACTGTCGCATTGTAACTCATCCGTGGCGGACTGTCGCATTGTCTCTCTTCCGTGGATGACTGTCGCATTGTCTCTCTTCCGTGGCGGACTGTCGCATTGTCTCTCTTCCGTGGCGGACTGTCGCATTGTCTCTCTTCCGTGACGGACTGTCGCATTGTCTCTCTTCCGTGACGGACTGTCGCATTGTCACACTCCCGTTGCGGACTGTCGCATTGTCTCTCTTCCGTGGCGGACTGTCGCATTGTCTCTCTTCCGTGGCGGACTGTCGCATTGTCTCTCTTCCGTGACGGACTGTCGCATTGTCTCTCTTCCGTGACGGACTGTCGCATTGTCACACTCCCGTTGCGGACTGTCGCATTGTCTCTCTTCCGTGGCGGACTGTCGCATTGTCTCTCTTCCGTGGCGGACTGTCGCATTGTCTCTCTTCCGTGGCGGACTGTCGCATTGTCTCTCTTCCGTGGCGGACTGTCGCATTGTCTCTCTTCCGTGGCGGACTGTCGCATTGTCACTCTTCCGTGGCGGACTGTCGCATTGTCTCTCTTCCGTGGCGGACTGTCGCATTGTCTCTCTTCCGTGGCGGACTGTCGCATTACCTCTCTTCCGTGGCGGACTGTCGCATTGTCTCTCTTCCGTGGCGGACTGTCGCATTGTCTCTCTTCCGTGGCGGACTGTCGCATTGTCTCTCTTCCGTGGAGGACTGTCGCATTGTCTCTCTTCCGTGGCGGACTGTCGCATTGTCTCTCTTCCGTGGCGGACTGTCGCATTGTAACTCATCCGTGGCGGACTGTCGCATTGTAACTCATCCGTGGCGGACTGTCGCATTGTCTCTCTTCCGTGGCGGACTGTCGCATTGTCTCTCTTCCGTGGCGGACTGTCGCATTGTTACACTTCCGTGGCGGACTGTCGCATTGTCTCTCTTCCGTGGCGGACTGTCGCATTGTAACTCATCCGTGGCGGACTGTCGCATTGTCTCTCTTCCGCGGCGGACTGTCGCATTGTCACACTCCCGTTGCGGACTGTCGCATTGTCACTCTTTCGTGGCGGACTGTCGCATTTTCTCTCTTTCGTGACGGACTGTCGCATTGTCACTCTTCCGTGGC from the Pecten maximus chromosome 4, xPecMax1.1, whole genome shotgun sequence genome contains:
- the LOC117326555 gene encoding uncharacterized protein LOC117326555, with the protein product MRQSATDELQCDSPPRMSYNATVRHGRETMRQSATEERQCDSPPRKRDNATVRHGRETMRQSATEERQCDSPPRKRGNATVRHGRETMRQSATEERQCDSPPRKSDNATVRHGRETMRQSATEERQCDSPPRKRDNATVRHGRETMRQSATEERQCDSPQRECDNATVRHGRETMRQSVTEERQCDSPPRKRDNATVRHGRETMRQSATGV